From one Melioribacteraceae bacterium genomic stretch:
- a CDS encoding secondary thiamine-phosphate synthase enzyme YjbQ, with translation MKIDTQSFSIETKGHTDIIDITGNVRKILSGSGLTEGSVLIFVPGSTAGITTIEFEPGLLHDYPAFFEKVIPSDKSYRHNETWHDGNGHAHVRASLQGGSFTVPFTGAKLLLGTWQQIVLIDFDARPRNRKVIVQLTGK, from the coding sequence ATGAAAATCGATACGCAGTCCTTTTCTATTGAAACAAAAGGTCATACCGATATTATTGATATCACCGGAAATGTTAGAAAGATATTATCGGGATCAGGATTAACTGAAGGATCAGTTTTAATATTTGTCCCGGGTTCAACAGCCGGAATTACTACAATCGAATTTGAGCCAGGATTACTTCATGATTATCCGGCATTTTTCGAAAAAGTTATTCCATCGGATAAATCATACCGGCATAATGAAACTTGGCATGATGGTAATGGTCATGCTCATGTAAGGGCATCGTTACAAGGTGGTTCGTTTACAGTTCCATTTACCGGCGCCAAATTATTACTAGGCACTTGGCAGCAAATTGTACTAATTGATTTTGATGCACGCCCACGTAATAGAAAAGTTATAGTTCAATTAACCGGGAAATAA
- a CDS encoding LOG family protein, whose protein sequence is MRKVVTVFGSSMPKPGEEEYETAYELGKILGSNGFNVCSGGYQGIMDAVSKGVTETGGKAIGITVNIFSAKVSQYLSEEINCQTLFSRIEKLIEIGDAYIILRGGTGTLVELSIVWEMFNKNLMNEKPIACHGEMWKSLVKTIDERMQYENRKFGFVYWSNEIRDCADYIIKNVAV, encoded by the coding sequence TTGAGAAAAGTTGTTACTGTTTTTGGAAGTTCTATGCCAAAACCGGGTGAGGAAGAATATGAAACTGCATACGAACTCGGGAAAATTCTTGGATCAAATGGATTTAATGTCTGCTCTGGTGGTTATCAAGGAATAATGGATGCTGTGTCTAAAGGTGTAACTGAAACTGGTGGAAAAGCTATCGGTATTACGGTTAACATTTTTAGTGCAAAAGTTAGCCAGTATTTATCAGAAGAAATCAATTGTCAGACACTGTTTTCTCGAATCGAAAAACTAATTGAAATTGGTGATGCCTATATAATTTTACGAGGCGGAACAGGGACTCTTGTAGAACTTTCTATAGTGTGGGAAATGTTCAATAAGAATTTAATGAATGAAAAACCGATTGCTTGTCATGGCGAAATGTGGAAATCTTTAGTCAAAACGATTGATGAAAGAATGCAATATGAAAATAGAAAATTTGGTTTTGTTTATTGGAGCAATGAAATAAGAGATTGTGCGGATTATATTATAAAAAATGTAGCGGTTTGA
- a CDS encoding DUF2723 domain-containing protein yields the protein MDFNKLHKIIAAVVFFVAFFVYFSTAQVSVSFWDCGEFIASAVLMQVPHPPGTPFFLILGRLFSLIPFGEDLAFRVNMVSVLSSTFTVLFVYLIIVKLIRNYNKDKENGSIDKLGTYISAAIGAFSLAFADTFWFNSVEAEVYALSTFFIGIVTWLVMVWNEKADDVDGNKYLILIAYLIGLSTGVHLLAVLASVSIMMVVIFRKYIDDFENLKKTGVLLASHAGIVLLVMMGLWATQTQSAPVGFEEAGAFDWRMLMIVGVVSIVFMLFFRKKIFTKNSFYLPIVLGGVALLIVYPGIVKYIPNLISTIGKNNIVLDMIIILAIFAVIGYVIYYSRKNHKETLNLVAKCFLFAFLGFSSYSMIIIRSNQDTPINLNSPKTFSELVSYLNREQYGDAPLFQRRYSMEPQHQNIYRNYSSDFDFFVSWQMDHMFNRYLLWNYAGRNSTIQDDGVNWGQLLGIPFFLGLLGVFYHFRKDWKMASIYLVLFLMLGYIMAIYFNMQEPQPRERDYFYTGAFFVFSIWVGLGVRGILDFVKEKFEGSSFIKPVMSLIIIVSFIAVPINMLASNYFKNDRSKNYVPWDYSYNLLQSVAPNGIIFTNGDNDTFPLWYLQDVEGVRQDVRVVNLSLLNTSWYIDQMKNTEPHGAQKINLSYSDSQIKSIGPSRWEPRKVSIDVPQEVIEKYNVKDEEIINSGKLTWTMRHTAQYGDITAIRVQDIVALDIIKSNTWDRPIYYAATVSDDSKIGLEDYLQMEGMAYRLVPVKGGNSMTHVNPEILEKQLFNIPDGYSKSYQPGFKFRGIDDPSVFLNDNEVRMMQNYRNSFIKLALYYLYDIGDNEKVISTLDKMEERLPRKTLPMDHRILFDVANIYYEAGSFERYSEIASEVQVITERKLAENPTDFQSSYNPYRLLLDIYERTGQPLKALELVDQIETYLPGDPSIKSLRDRYERLSKSLEGRELNKEIPVPDTIQ from the coding sequence ATGGATTTTAACAAATTACACAAAATTATTGCGGCGGTGGTCTTCTTCGTTGCTTTCTTTGTTTATTTTTCAACCGCTCAAGTATCGGTTTCATTTTGGGATTGCGGTGAGTTTATCGCTTCAGCAGTTTTAATGCAAGTTCCGCACCCGCCGGGAACCCCATTCTTTTTGATACTCGGAAGATTATTCTCCCTAATTCCATTTGGTGAAGACTTAGCTTTCCGTGTTAATATGGTATCTGTTTTATCTTCAACCTTTACTGTTTTGTTTGTTTATTTAATCATTGTAAAGTTGATAAGAAATTACAATAAAGACAAAGAAAACGGATCGATAGATAAACTTGGTACTTATATCTCTGCCGCAATCGGTGCTTTCTCTTTAGCTTTTGCTGATACATTTTGGTTCAACTCGGTTGAAGCTGAAGTTTATGCACTCTCCACATTTTTTATTGGAATTGTTACTTGGTTGGTAATGGTTTGGAATGAAAAAGCCGACGATGTCGACGGCAATAAGTATTTGATTCTTATTGCATATTTGATCGGACTTTCCACAGGCGTTCATCTGCTTGCGGTTCTAGCAAGTGTTTCTATAATGATGGTTGTAATTTTCCGTAAATACATAGACGATTTTGAAAACTTAAAGAAAACTGGTGTACTATTAGCATCTCATGCCGGTATAGTTTTATTGGTTATGATGGGATTATGGGCGACTCAAACTCAGTCTGCACCTGTAGGTTTTGAAGAAGCCGGCGCTTTTGATTGGCGAATGTTAATGATTGTCGGTGTTGTAAGTATCGTATTCATGCTTTTCTTCAGAAAGAAAATCTTTACTAAAAATTCGTTTTACTTACCTATTGTTTTAGGTGGCGTAGCGTTGTTGATTGTTTATCCTGGTATTGTAAAATATATCCCAAATCTAATTTCAACAATAGGTAAAAACAATATTGTACTGGATATGATAATCATCCTGGCAATATTCGCAGTAATTGGTTATGTAATCTATTACTCCAGAAAAAATCATAAAGAAACACTTAATCTTGTAGCGAAATGTTTCTTATTTGCGTTTTTAGGATTCTCCTCTTATTCGATGATTATTATTAGATCAAATCAGGACACTCCGATTAACTTAAACAGTCCTAAAACATTTTCAGAACTTGTATCTTACTTGAATCGTGAACAATATGGTGATGCACCTTTATTCCAAAGAAGATATTCGATGGAGCCGCAGCATCAAAATATTTATAGAAATTATAGTTCTGATTTTGATTTCTTCGTCAGCTGGCAAATGGATCATATGTTTAACCGATATTTACTATGGAATTATGCCGGCAGAAACTCTACAATTCAAGATGATGGAGTTAACTGGGGTCAACTTCTTGGCATACCATTTTTCCTAGGTCTGCTCGGAGTATTCTATCACTTTAGGAAAGATTGGAAGATGGCTTCAATTTATCTTGTTCTATTCTTAATGCTTGGATACATAATGGCAATTTACTTTAATATGCAGGAGCCGCAACCGAGGGAAAGAGACTATTTCTATACCGGGGCGTTCTTTGTCTTTTCAATTTGGGTAGGTTTAGGTGTCCGTGGAATTCTTGATTTTGTAAAGGAAAAATTCGAAGGTTCTTCGTTCATAAAACCGGTAATGAGTTTAATTATTATTGTATCATTTATTGCCGTACCTATTAACATGCTTGCCAGTAACTATTTTAAGAATGACAGATCAAAGAATTATGTTCCATGGGATTATTCATATAACCTATTGCAAAGTGTTGCACCAAATGGTATAATTTTTACTAACGGTGATAACGATACATTTCCTTTATGGTATTTACAGGATGTTGAAGGTGTAAGACAAGATGTAAGAGTTGTAAACTTAAGCTTGCTTAATACTTCTTGGTACATCGATCAAATGAAAAACACCGAACCGCATGGTGCCCAAAAGATTAACTTAAGTTATTCTGATTCGCAAATTAAAAGTATTGGTCCGTCTCGTTGGGAACCGAGAAAAGTATCAATTGACGTTCCTCAAGAAGTTATCGAAAAGTACAATGTTAAAGACGAGGAAATAATTAATTCCGGTAAATTAACATGGACGATGCGACACACGGCTCAATACGGTGATATTACAGCAATTAGAGTACAAGATATAGTTGCTTTGGATATTATTAAATCAAATACATGGGATAGACCAATTTACTATGCGGCTACAGTAAGTGATGACAGCAAAATTGGTTTAGAAGATTATCTGCAGATGGAAGGCATGGCTTACCGTCTTGTTCCGGTTAAGGGCGGTAACTCAATGACTCATGTTAATCCGGAAATTTTAGAAAAGCAATTATTTAATATTCCCGATGGATATAGCAAATCATATCAACCTGGATTTAAGTTCAGAGGAATTGATGATCCTTCTGTTTTCTTAAATGATAACGAAGTAAGAATGATGCAGAATTACAGGAATTCATTTATAAAACTTGCATTATATTATTTATATGACATAGGTGACAATGAAAAAGTAATATCTACTTTGGATAAGATGGAAGAAAGATTGCCTCGTAAAACTTTACCGATGGATCATAGAATATTATTCGATGTTGCCAATATTTATTATGAAGCCGGCAGTTTTGAAAGATACTCGGAAATAGCAAGTGAAGTTCAAGTTATAACAGAACGTAAGCTAGCTGAGAACCCAACTGATTTCCAGAGTTCATATAATCCGTATCGATTACTCTTAGATATTTATGAACGAACGGGTCAACCTCTTAAAGCACTTGAATTAGTTGATCAAATTGAAACTTATTTACCCGGTGATCCTTCGATTAAATCGCTGAGGGACAGGTATGAAAGATTAAGTAAATCTTTAGAAGGACGCGAACTGAACAAAGAAATTCCGGTTCCGGATACGATACAATAA
- a CDS encoding class I SAM-dependent methyltransferase, with protein MISWNEYWQNYSTSKAEFWMIGERDNILNKYLDLIDKPVKKVLEVGCGFGSNIKLLKNKRSDVEVYTLDNSQVAIDKIKEEIPYSYLGDCRDTAFEDNQFDLVYSAGLMEHFRDELPFVNEMKRITNDQGYLVTFVPAKYSLWQLYQLLHFGKWQHGYEKAYSYNSLKNLFVKNNFKIIEMSGIDPFSVNGFIMKLANTSYDPFFKKSFLKSGYTELCVVTQNK; from the coding sequence ATGATTAGTTGGAATGAATACTGGCAGAATTACTCTACTTCGAAAGCTGAATTTTGGATGATCGGCGAAAGGGATAATATCTTAAATAAGTATCTTGATTTAATTGATAAACCCGTTAAGAAAGTGTTGGAAGTCGGTTGCGGTTTCGGATCAAATATAAAGTTGCTCAAAAACAAAAGGAGTGATGTAGAAGTTTACACGTTGGATAACAGTCAAGTCGCAATTGACAAAATTAAAGAAGAAATTCCATATTCATATCTTGGTGACTGCCGAGATACTGCTTTTGAGGATAACCAATTTGACTTAGTTTACAGTGCCGGTTTAATGGAACACTTTAGAGATGAATTACCTTTTGTTAACGAGATGAAACGTATAACAAATGATCAAGGTTATCTCGTAACATTTGTTCCGGCAAAATATTCTCTTTGGCAATTATATCAATTATTGCATTTCGGTAAATGGCAGCATGGTTACGAAAAAGCGTATTCTTACAATTCTTTGAAGAACCTTTTTGTAAAAAATAATTTTAAGATTATTGAGATGAGCGGAATTGATCCGTTTAGTGTGAACGGATTTATTATGAAGTTAGCAAATACATCATACGATCCATTTTTCAAAAAGTCCTTTTTAAAAAGTGGTTATACTGAACTTTGTGTTGTAACGCAGAATAAATAA
- a CDS encoding glycosyltransferase family 4 protein produces MKILVVNWRCPKNPEMGGAEVHMHEIFKRVAAKGHSVTYVAHNFKGAKQKEILDGIEIRRTGNKFLFNRQFKNYYKKYLAQEKFDLIVDDISKIPLGIPSYVSKPVVGIIHHIHGKSLYRELPKLLANYIIRSEKMIPKLYRNTPIFAVSESTKSELIELGQPENKIDILYNAIDHDLFDKLKVDKYSEPTICYIGRIKKYKNLEAIIDALPLVIQKIPNLKFKIGGSGDHVPNLKEYVNQKGLQNNIEFLGYLTEEQKAEEMAKSWLFVTMALKEGWGITVIEANAAGTPVIGSDVPGLRDSIRDNITGKLVDLNNQDKLSASLIELLTNKEKLNSMSCEAKNWASNFTWDKSTQHFLDKVYQWYPKLKE; encoded by the coding sequence ATGAAAATATTAGTAGTAAACTGGCGCTGTCCTAAAAATCCGGAGATGGGCGGAGCCGAAGTTCATATGCACGAAATTTTTAAGCGAGTTGCTGCTAAAGGTCACAGCGTCACTTATGTTGCGCACAATTTTAAAGGTGCTAAACAAAAAGAAATTTTAGACGGAATTGAAATTAGAAGAACCGGAAACAAGTTTCTATTTAACAGACAATTCAAGAATTATTACAAAAAATATTTAGCACAAGAAAAATTCGATCTTATTGTTGATGACATTTCTAAAATACCGCTTGGAATACCTTCATATGTAAGCAAACCGGTTGTAGGAATAATTCATCACATTCATGGGAAATCACTATATAGAGAATTACCAAAACTACTTGCGAATTATATCATTCGCTCAGAAAAAATGATTCCAAAATTATATCGCAATACACCAATCTTCGCGGTTTCCGAAAGCACAAAAAGTGAACTGATAGAATTGGGTCAGCCAGAAAATAAAATAGATATTCTGTATAATGCCATTGACCATGATCTGTTTGACAAATTAAAAGTTGATAAATATTCTGAACCGACAATTTGTTATATAGGACGAATTAAAAAGTACAAAAATCTTGAAGCTATAATTGATGCTTTACCTTTAGTTATTCAAAAAATCCCAAATCTAAAATTTAAAATAGGCGGTTCGGGAGATCATGTTCCAAATCTAAAAGAATATGTAAATCAAAAAGGGCTTCAGAACAATATAGAATTCTTAGGCTATTTGACTGAAGAACAAAAAGCCGAAGAGATGGCTAAGTCGTGGTTGTTCGTTACGATGGCATTAAAAGAAGGTTGGGGAATTACGGTAATCGAAGCAAACGCAGCGGGCACTCCGGTCATTGGATCAGATGTACCCGGTTTACGCGATTCCATTAGAGATAATATTACCGGTAAACTTGTCGATCTTAATAACCAAGATAAATTATCCGCATCTTTAATCGAATTATTGACAAACAAAGAAAAACTAAACTCAATGTCATGCGAAGCAAAAAATTGGGCGTCAAATTTTACGTGGGATAAATCGACTCAGCATTTTCTTGATAAAGTTTATCAGTGGTATCCAAAACTAAAAGAATGA